In the Nothobranchius furzeri strain GRZ-AD chromosome 1, NfurGRZ-RIMD1, whole genome shotgun sequence genome, CCCTGGACCATGCTGGGAAGGATGGAGTAGGAGACGTGTGCATTTTCTCCCAGGTCCGGGTCTGTGGCAGAAACGGCAGTGATGGGGGAGCTCGGGGCATTATTTTCAGGGATGTCCACAGAGTAGGACGGCTGGGAGAAGGTGGGAGGATTGTCATTTACATCAGAGAGCTTCACCACAAAGGTGATTTGGGATGAAAGGGGCGGGGAGCCACCATCAGTGGCCTTGACAACCATTGTGTACTCTGGAACAGTCTCTCGGTCCAAGCCACCAGATGTGGTCAGTTTGTAATGCATCCCAAAATCTGAAATGAGCTGAAGAGGTACACCTGGTGAGATGGTTAACTTCACCTGGCCGTTCACACCAGAATCCAGGTCTCTGGCACTTATGAGGGCGATCACAGTCCCTGGAGCAGAGTCTTCCTTGATAGGGCTGATCAGCGACGTCAGTGTCACCTCCGGTGCATTGTCGTTCACATCAGTGATGTCCACTATGACGTTACAGGAGCCCTCTATGGCGGGGGAGCCCCCGTCTCTGGCCTGCACGGTGATGTGATAAGAGACACCTTTCTCATAATCCACGTCTCCCTTCACCCGGATCTCCCCGCTGCTAGAGTCCACGCTGAACAGCTGCAGGGCGCGATCCGACGTGTATTTACTAAACAGGAAGGATACCTCACCGTTGCTGCCCGAATCTGCGTCGGTCGCGTTTAATTTCGTCACTAAAGTGCCTCGTGCCACATTCTCCAAGAGGGTGACTTTCTTCACCGGCTCGTCGAAAACCGGCGCGTTGTCATTGACATCCAGGATCCTAATTAGCAGAAGCGTGGAGCCGGATTTCTCCGGCTGACCCCCGTCCACAGCAGTGAGCAGCAGGCGGAACGAGGCCTGCTTCTCCCTGTCCAAAGCTTTATCCACGACGATCTCCGGAAACTTGCTGCCATCGCTTTTAGATTCCACTTTTAAAACGAATAAGTCGTTTGCTGCCAGCTGGTAGGTGCGTAAAGAGTTGGTACCCACGTCTGGATCGTGCGCGCTCTCCAGGCGGAAGCGTGTGCCCGGCGCGGCCGCCTCTGACACCTCCAGGGTGATGTTGCTGGTTGAAAACCGCGGCGCGTTATCATTCACATCCAGAACATCCACCACGACGCGGTGGATCTGCAGCGGGTCCTCCAGCAGGATTTGTAGGTGAAGCGAACAGGCGGGACTCTGTTCGCACAATTGTTCTCTGTCGATTTTCTGTTTAATAATCAAATCTCCGGTCGTCTGTCTCACCTCGAAGTACTGCACCTCTGACCCCGAAACCACTTTTAACTTTCTCTCAACAATCCGTTGCGCAGTCAGGCTCAAATCTTTGGCGATGTTCCCAACGACCGAGCCCAGACTCAGCTCCTCTGAGACAGAGTAGCTGAGCTGCGCGGAGGCAGGGGACATCCAGGCTAGGCAGAAGTAGACCCTCCACAGCCTCCCTCCTCCGGAGCGCTTCCTCCCACACGAGTCCATTGTGCGCTCCGAGGATCGGTGGAAAGTTTCAAACTTCTTGGGCCGTCACGTATCCATAACTGCGTCAAAACCAGACTCGGTGCAAGCATTTCCACTCTAACAGCAAAGCGATTGGAAGCTTTGATAAGATCATGACGGGCGACATGAACAAcgaacaaaaaaataaagaaagaagagGAGAAAATCAAAGTTGTTTCTGGCTCCACTAAAACTCTCCGCTCCGCTCTGTCTCCTCCGCCTCACTCCCTCCATGGGCGGGCAGAGACCGCGgatgtctgtcctctgattggaagACAAAGGAGCAGCGCTGTCACGCTTCCCACACCCACACTGAACTTTTCCCTGGCTCCTCTCCCACAGGGAGAGGAAAGCAGGCGAGTTTGAAAGTTTGACAAGCAGCTTTAGAGCTGAAGGACACAGCTGTGTTTTAGGAGCATGGCTATCTTTTATTGTAACGTTTTATTCAGTAACTTTGAGAAACGGTATGTTAGATTACTTTTGTTATAGAGAAGAAACTAGTCAGGGCTCGTCAGTATCAGGACCAGTGATAGATCACAGAAAACTACACCCATAGTACCCGCGTGGGGGCGTGATTtcctccttttctctctctaAATGTACATTTTAGAGGAAAAATCCATTTCAAGTCCCCAAACTTCTGAGAAAAAGGATTAAACGTGACAAATCATAAACGTATTTGTTGAATGTaggaaatctagatacacatttaCTGTATAAAGTAACCAATTAAATAAAAACGCAATGCAAGACAAAAACAGAGGAAACATATTAAATATTATGTTATTAATGGTTCTGTTTATATTAGATGTTCTTATGAAAAGATGAATCTTGACTATGGGAAGTgagattttgattttttttattataaatgtatttGATATGACAAGTTAGGTTTAACTTTATAAAATATCCTTAAACCGGAGTAAATAAGATGAAGTTGGGttttaaaacacacaaaatgtACATGTTGCCAgacccaaaagtaagttaaatgaGATAAACGTTGTTTGCTTTCTAAttaaatcttgtttttttttcgttGATACAGTTCCTGCTCACCTGCTGGCTCTCAAAGGTCCAGGTGCTGTCGGGTAAAGACGCATCCAGAACGCTGATGACTTCTTTAAAGTCTGTGGTGCTGCTGGGTTTAATCAGAGTGAAGTCGCTGTACTCTGACATGGGAGACATGCAGGACCTGAAGGACTGACTCTGGGACATCATGTCTCCTCCCAGGACCTCCACGTACTTTATGGGTCCATCAGTGTTGAGCTGAATCTGCAGGTTCCTGTTGGGCTTCTTGTAATCATCACAGTCGCTCCGTCTGATGCAGCAGCtcccgctgctcctgctgctcctgATGCATTTAACCGCTAAGATGAGAAACGTGACCAGAGACAGCACGGACACCGAGGCCAGAGACAGGATCAGGTAAAGGGTGATTCTGCCAGTTTTCTTGCTGGGCTCGGACGCTTTGTGTCGGAGCTCTAACATGGGCTCATGGAGACCGTCCTCCAGCAGGATGGACACCGTGGTGGTAGCGGACTGGAGCGGTTCTCCATCGTCCTTGATCTCTATCAGCAGCCTCTGAGAGGACTCGTCCTGCTCGGACACAGCGCGTTTAGTCCTCACCTCTCCTGTGTACTGATTGACGGTGAACAGAGAGGTGTCCGTGGCCTCCGCCAGTCTGTAGGAGATCCAGGCGTTGTGTCCCGAGTCAGCGTCCACCGCCGTGACCTTGGTAACCAGGTGACCCGGCTTAGCGGAGCGGGGCATCCTCTGGTGAGAGAGGGAGCCCAGGGCAGCGGAGGAGGGGTAAATAACAATGGGGGCATTGTCGTTCTGGTCCAGGATAAAAACATGGACTGTAGCGTTGCTGCTGAGACACGGAGAGCCCTGATCCTTTGCCTGAACCACAATCTGAAACACCTTCAGCTTCTCATAGTCAAACGAGTGCATGCTGTAGATGCTGCCGTTGTCTGAGTTCATGTAAACATAAGATGAGACAGAGACGTCCTGGACTTTCGAGTCCAGGATGGAGTAAGAGATCTTTGCGTTTTCTCCTGAATCCAGATCAGATGCTGATACTGAGTACAGAATAGAACCTGGTACTCCGTTCTCCTTTAGATACACGTTATAGGAGGGCTGAGAGAACACAGGAGCGTTATCATTCACATCAGTGATACTGACAACTACAGTTTTCTTACTGGACAGAGGAGGAGAGCCTGAGTCCGTCGCTGTTATCTCAATATGATACTCTGGGTATTTCTCCCGGTCTAAAGCTCCGCTGGTCACCAGCGCATAATTATTAGAAAACGACGGTTTCAGATTAAAAGGTGAACCTTTGGTGAGCTCTAACATTACTTTACCGTTTTCACCTGCATCAAGGTCTCGCGCACTGATCAAAGCGACAACGGTACCACCCGGTGCGTCCTCGCGCACGGGTTTGGGCTGAGAAGTGAAAACGATTTCTGGAGCGTTGTCGTTGAAGTCAGTAACATCCACCTGCACGCGACAGTGGCCTTCCATCTGAGGACTGCCTTTGTCCTTTGCTGTTACATCTATGTCATACGACTTGGCAGCTTCGTAGTCTAAGTTGCCCTTCAGAGTGATTTCACCTGTTAGTGAGTTGATATCAAAGGTGGATAACACAGACGTTGGTGCGCGCGAGCCAAACGAAAATTCTATTTCACCATTTAAACCTTCATCTGCGTCCGCGGCTTTTGGTTTAACAACGACAGTTCCTTTAATGCTCGTCTCCGCCAAAGATACTTTATAAAGATTTTTTTCAAACACTGGGAAATTATCATTTATGTCTAAAACAGATATGGTGATCTGTGTGGTCCCGGACCTGACTGGGCTTCCTCCGTCCAAGGCCGTCAGTAATATTTTATGAACAGACATTTTCTCTCTATCTAGAGGTTTTTCTAGAACCAGCTCTGGAACGGTCTTACTCTCGATTTCTTTTATTTTGAGGGAACAACACTCGTTTTTACTGAGGGTATATGATTTAACTGAATTTGTGCCCACGTCAGGGTCCGCTGCACTCTCCAAAGGAAAGCGCGTCCCAACTGCAGCTGACTCGGCTATGTTTAAAGATAATTCGTTCGAAAGAAAACTTGGAGAATTATCATTAATATCTCGTATTTCGACCTCGATCCGATGCAGCTGAAGCGGATCTTCCACCACAACCTGCAGAGGTAGAACGCAGCTGGCGCTTTGTCCACACAAAGCCTCTCTGTCTATCCAGTCATTAACCAGCAGCTCGCCCTTCCCCGCATCCACGCTGAAATACTGCTCACCAGCCTCAGAGGCGACACGCAGTTTACGCTCAAAGATGTCAGATAATCCCAAACCCAGATCTTTGGCCAGGTTTCCAACCACGGTGCTCGTTTTTGACTCCTCTTGGATGCTGTAGCGAGTCTGTGCGTTTGTTGTACTCCACAAGAGGAAAAAATGATGCCACCATAGCGCAAGCCATCTCCAGTCTCGGTATCCTTTTGTCTTTGTCATGCTTATTCCACAAAAGAGAACATTTCCATTCCAGGTGAGTCAAGATCAAAACTAAACAAATCCAGACTCCAACAGTGCCACATGACCGGTTATAATAAACGGTTACTGataaaaaactgaattaaaaCACAATTCTGGATGTCTAAGAACCATTTTGCCCGCTGCACTCCCACTCAGAGCTTTGTGATTGCCGAGGCTGCGTGAGGGAGGGAGTAGATCTCTTTGTACAGTTCTTTATTCTACTGGTGGAGAGCATCCCtctctgttatccaatcagagtccGACTGAGCAGGTCAGTTAGAGATGCATCAGACACGTTTAAAAACGTCTGAATCACAAGACTCACTTTAATTATtcattttaatttattattaactGAATGTATATTTTAGTTTCACAAAGCGCTCTCCAATTgtaaaattaaatgttttaatacattttatttttatttaagatAAAATATTTAGATTATTTGGAAGATACGTGTgtaattttattaattttatatGTTTTTTTGCTTTCTTTCTGTTTTACCCTGAGAAGATGCACTGCTGAAAGATTAACAAAACGTAGGGGGAATAATTTCACACTTAAAACTGTCGTTAATTAATCACTCTAACGCCAAAATCAGTTTAACCAACACATGCTCTCTACTCTGATGATAGAGTCACCGTCGCTGTCCACCCCTGCAGTGCTGAAGCACGCAGCTCGCACACACAAATACGCTTTATCATAACTCGGTCATAACTAACAATAGCATCCCAGAAAACTGACTCGAGTTAATATAAAACTATGAATTATTGCTATTTACATTTATTCAAACTTCTGAAGGAAACGATTATTATTAAATGTATTGTTAAATGCCTGTGACTTTCAGTAAAGAGTATGTTCCAAACAACAACACAACGTTACTATAAATCCATCTGCGTTTTTTTCTGTCTCGCTCACCTGCTGGCTCTCAAAGGTCCAGGTGCTGTCGGGTAAAGACGCATCCAGAACGCTGATGACTTCTTTAAAGTCTGTGGTGCTGCTGGGTTTAATCAGAGTGAAGTCGCTGTACTCTGACATGGGGGACATGCAGGACCTGAAGGACTGACTCTGGGACATCATGTCTCCTCCCAGGACCTCCACGTACTTTATGGGTCCATCAGTGTTGAGCTGAATCTGCAGGTTCCTGTTGGGCTTCTTGTAATCATCACAGTCGCTCCGTCTGATGCAGCAGCtcccgctgctcctgctgctcctgATGCATTTAACCGCTAAGATGAGAAACGTGACCAGAGACAGCACGGACACCGAGGCCAGAGACAGGATCAGGTAAAGGGTGATTCTGCCAGTTTTCTTGCTGGGCTCGGACGCTTTGTGTCGGAGCTCTAACATGGGCTCATGGAGACCGTCCTCCAGCAGGATGGACACCGTGGTGGTGGCGGACTGGAGCGGTTCTCCATCGTCCTTGATCTCTATCAGCAGCCTCTGAGAGGACTCGTCCTGCTCGGACACAGCGCGTTTAGTCCTCACCTCTCCTGTGTACTGATTGACGGTGAACAGAGAGGTGTCCGTGGCCTCCGCCAGTCTGTAGGAGATCCAGGCGTTGTGCCCCGAGTCAGCGTCCACCGCCGTCACCTTGGTAACCAGGTGACCCACCTTAGCGGAGCGGGGCATCCTCTGGTGAGAGAGGGAGCCCAGGGCAGCGGAGGAGGGGTAAATAACAGCGGGAGCGTTGTCGTTCTGGTCCAGGATAAAAACATGGACTGTAGCGTTGCTGCTGAGACACGGAGAGCCCTGATCCTTTGCCTGGACCACAATCTGAAACACCTTCAGCTTCTCATAGTCAAACGAGTGCATGCTGTAGATGCTGCCGTTGTCTGAGTTCATGTAAACATAAGATGAGACAGAGACGTCCTGGACTTTAGAGTCCAGGATGGAGTAAGAGATCTTTGCGTTTTCTCCTGAATCCAGATCAGATGCTGATACTGAGTACAGAATAGAACCTGGTACTCCGTTCTCCTTTAGATACACGTTATAGGAGGGCTGAGAGAACACAGGAGCGTTATCGTTCACATCAGACACGCTGACAGATATGATCTTTTTACTGGACAGTGGCGGAGAGCCCGAATCAAACGCTGTAATTTCGATATTATATTGTGAGACTTTCTCCCGGTCTAGAGGACCGTTTGTTAATAGTTCATAATTATGAGAAAACGAAGGTTTCAGAGTGAAAGGAACGTTTTTTGGAAGCTGCAACGTTACTTTACCGTTCTCAGCAGAGTCGAGGTCTCGTGCACCAATTAAAGCTACGACAGTGCCCTTTGGTGCGTTCTCGCGCACCGGGTTTGGCCTTGATGTTACAATTATTTCAGGGACATTATCGTTAACATCCACAACTAGTATCTGCACACGACAGTGCCCTTCCATTTCAGGGAATCCTTTGTCTTTTGCGGTGATGCTGATCTCGTACTTGGCACTACTTTCATAATCTAACCGTCCAATCAGCGCGACCTCTCCAGTGGTTGGGTCCAGCTTTAAAATGGATAGCAGCGATTGGGGTGTGTGATCAGCAAACACGTATTCTATTTCACCATTAACACCCTCATCTGCGTCCGTGGCGTCAACTTGTACTAGAATAGATCCGACTGCGCTGTTTTCTGAGACAGACACGTTATACAGAGCCTTTTTAAACACGGGCACGTTATCATTGTTGTCCAAAACACTAACAGTGATCTTTGAGGTTCCAGTTTTTGCAGGGTTGCCTCCATCTGACGCCGTCAACAATAAATGATGGATGCTCTGTTTCTCTCGGTCAAGAGATTTCTCCAACACTAGTTCGGGAACTTGTCTGTCACCTGGCAAATCTTTCATTTTTAAACTAAAGCATTCATTCTTACTCAGTGTATATGACTTAACTGAATAACTACCAACATCCTGGTCCTGCGCAGCGTCTAAAGGAAAGCGTACACCCGTGGCGGTGGATTCGGCCACCTTTAAAACCCGCTCAGCTGTTAAGAAAACCGGAGAATTATCGTTTATATCTCTAATTTCTACTTCTATTCGGTGTAATTGTAACGGATTCTCAGCCACAACCTGCAGAGTCAGAACGCAGCTGGCGCTTTGTCCACATAAAGCCTCTCTGTCTATCCGGTCATTCACCAGCAGCTCGCCCTTCCCCGCATCCACGCTGAAATACTGCTCACCAGCCTCAGAGGCGACACGCAGCTTACGCTCAAAGATGTCAGATAAAGACAAACCCAGATCTTTGGCCAGATTTCCAACTACAGATCCCTGTTTCAGCTCCTCTGGGATGCCGTAGCGAGTCTGTCCTTCTACTGTACTCCACAACAGGAAGAAATGATGCCACCAGACCGCTTTCCATCTCCAGTCTCGGTATCCTTTTGTCTTTGTCATTCCGGATTCGCAAGAATTATTTCCCAGTAACGTGATCAAAAAGAATATCTATTCCATCCATCATCACAGAGACTTATTCCAgagcaaaacacacaattatatcCGAGCAAAGAGCAAAATTAATGTGTTTTAGATTTAATAGCAGCATCGCTGCCTTTCTTCCATCTCCATGCAGTAGGTGTTTGTGAAGACTCGCTGCAAGGGGGAGGGACTAGATCTCTTTGTACAGCTGCACGTTTCATTGGTGCTCAATATTCTCCCTACCAACCagtaggagagcaggagaggagtGTTTTAGACACAGATTTGCAGGAAAAAAGCTAGAAATAATGAAAATAATGAAAAAGTTCATtcatttacttttttaaataattttcatggAAATAAAACAAAGGTAGAACAAAATCATGTTGCAAAATAATATATTTGTTTAAATGCCAGCAGAATCCACTAATTTATTATAAAAAAATTCGATCATTAAAAGACTGAAAGCGGAAACGTCTCTGTCCAGATCTGTGGTGCTGAaacactaaagacagctctctctctctctctctctctctctctctctctctctctctctctctctctctctctctctctctctctctctctctctctctctctctctctctctctctctctctctctctctctctctctctctctctctctctctctctctctctctctctctctctctctctctctgcgtgtGTGTTCACAAAACACTTCACAAGCAATCAGTGATTATTTAGAAAATCAAATTAATATGAAGTAAGAAAAAAATTAAcgttttttatttccttatttaaGATATTTTTAGCACTCACAGAAAGTGTTTTAAATTTCGCGCAGTCAAACTTTAAACTTATTTCATTTCCTGCTCACCTGCTGGCTCTCAAAGGTCCAGGTGCTGTCGGGTAAAGACGCATCCAGAACGCTGATGACTTCTTTAAAGTCTGTGGTGCTGCTGGGTTTAATCAGAGTGAAGTCGCTGTACTCTGACATGGGAGACATGCAGGACCTGAAGGACTGACTCTGGGACATCATGTCTCCTCCCAGGACCTCCACGTACTTTATGGGTCCATCAGTGTTGAGCTGAATCTGCAGGTTCCTGTTGGGCTTCTTGTAATCATCACAGTCGCTCCGTCTGATGCAGCAGCtcccgctgctcctgctgctcctgATGCATTTAACCGCTAAGACGAGAAACGTGACCAGAGACAGCACGGACACCGAGGCCAGAGACAGGATCAGGTAAAGGGTGATTCTGCCAGTTTTCTTGCTGGGCTCGGACGCTTTGTGTCGGAGCTCTAACATGGGCTCATGGAGACCGTCCTCCAGCAGGATGGACACCGTGGTGGTGGCGGACTGGAGCGGTTCTCCATCGTCCTTGATCTCTATCAGCAGCCTCTGAGAGGACTCGTCCTGCTCGGACACAGCGCGTTTAGTCCTCACCTCTCCTGTGTACTGATTGACGGTGAACAGAGAGGCGTCCGTGGCCTCCGCCAGTCTGTAGGAGATCCAGGCGTTGTGCCCCGAGTCAGCGTCCACCGCCGTCACCTTGGTAACCAGGTGACCCGCCTTAGCGGAGCGGGGCATCCTCTGGTGAGAGAGGGAGCCCAGGGCAGCGGAGGAGGGGTAAATAACAGCGGGGGCGTTGTCGTTCTGGTCCAGGATAAAAACATGGACTGTAGCGTTGCTGCTGAGACACGGAGAGCCCTGATCCTTTGCCTGGACCACAATCTGAAACACCTTCAGCTTCTCATAGTCAAACGAGTGCATGCTGTAGATGCTGCCGTTGTCTGAGTTCATGTAAACATAAGATGAGACAGAGACGTCCTGGACTTTCGAGTCCAGGATGGAGTAAGAGATCTTTGCGTTTTCTCCTGAATCCAGATCAGATGCTGATACTGAGTACAGAATAGAACCTGGTACTCCGTTCTCCTTTAGATACACGTTATAGGAGGGCTGAGAGAACACAGGAGCGTTATCGTTCACATCAGACACGCTGACAGGTATGATCTTTTTACTGGACATGCGCGGAGAGCCCGAATCAAACGCTGTAATTTCGAGATTATATTGTGAGACTTTCTCCCGGTCTAGAGGACCGTTTGTTAATAGTTCATAATTATTAGAAAATGAAGGTTTCAGAGTGAAAGGAACGTTTCTTGGAAGCTGCAACGTTACTTTACCGTTCTCAGCAGAGTCGAGGTCTCGTGCACCAATTAAAGCTACGACAGTGCCCTTTGGTGCGTTCTCGCGCACCGGGTTTGGCCTTGATGTTACAATTATTTCAGGGACATTATCATTAACATCCACAACTAGTATCTGCACACGACAGTGCCCTTCCATTTCAGGAAATCCTTTGTCTTTTGCGGTGATGCTGATCTCGTACTTGGCACTACTTTCATAATCTAACCGTCCAATCAGCGCGACCTCTCCAGTGGTTGGGTCCAGCTTTAAAATGGATAGCAGTGATTGGGGTGTGTGAACAGCAAACACGTATTCTATTTCACCATTAACACCCTCATCTGCGTCCGTGGCGTCAACTTGTACTAGAATAGATCCGACTGCGCTGTTTTCTGAGACAGACACGTTATACAGAGCCTTTTTAAACATGGGCACGTTATCATTAATGTCCAAAACACTAACAGTGATCTTTGAGGTTCCAGTTTTTGCAGGGTTGCCTCCATCTGACGCCGTCAACAATAAATGATGGATGCTCTGTTTCTCTCGGTCaagagatttctccaacaccagttCGGGAACTTGTCTGTCACCTGGCAAATCTTTCATTTTTAAACTAAAGCATTCATTCTTACTCAGTGTGTATGACTTAACTGAATAACTACCAACATCCTGGTCCTGCGCAGCGTCTAAAGGAAAGCGTACACCCGTGGCGGTGGATTCGGCCACCTTTAAAACCCGCTCAGCTGTTAAGAAAACCGGAGAATTATCGTTTATATCTCTAATTTCTACTTCTATTCGGTGTAATTGTAACGGATTCTCAGCCACAACCTGCAGAGTCAGAACGCAGCTGGCGCTTTGTCCACATAAAGCCTCTCTGTCTATCCGGTCATTCACCAGCAGCTCGCCCTTCCCCGCATCCACGCTGAAATACTGCTCACCAGCCTCAGAGGCGACACGCAGCTTACGCTCAAAGATGTCAGATAAAGACAAACCCAGATCTTTGGCCAGGTTTCCAACTACAGATCCCTGTTTCAGCTCCTCTGGGATGCCGTAGCGAGTCTGTCCTTCTACTGTACTCCACAACAGGAAGAAATGATGCCACCAGACCGCTTTCCATCTCCAGTCTCGGTATCCTTTTGTCTTTGTCATTCCGGATTCGCAAGAATTATTTCCCAGTAACGTGATCAAAAAGAATATCTATTCCATCCATCATCACAGAGACTTATTCCAgagcaaaacacacaattatatcCGAGCAAAGAGCAAAATTAATGTGTTTTAGATTTAATAGCAGCATCGCTGCCTTTCTTCCATCTCCATGCAGTAGGTGTTTGTGAAGACTCGCTGCAAGGGGGAGGGACTAGATCTCTTTGTACAGCTGCACGTTTCATTGGTGCTCAATATTCTCCCTACCAACCagtaggagagcaggagaggagtGTTTTAGACACAGATTTGCAGGAAAAAAGCTAGAAATAATGAAAATAATGAAAAAGTTCATTcatttactttttttaaataattttcatggAAATAAAACAAAGGTAGAACAAAATCATGTCGCAAAATAATATATTTGTTTGAATGCCAGCAGAATCCACTAATTTATTATAAAAAAATTCGATCATTAAAAGACTGAAAGCGGAAACGTCTCTGTCCAGATCTGTGGTGCTGAaacactaaagacagctctctctctctctctctctctctctctctctctctctctctctctctctctctctctctctctctctctctctctctctctctctctctctctctctctctctctctctctctctctctctctctctctctctctctctctctctctctctctctctctctctctctctctctctctctctctctctctgtgtgttcaCAAAACACTTCACAAGCAATCAGTGATTATTTAGAAAATCAAATTAATATGAAGTAAGAAAAAATTAACGTTTTTTATTTCCTGATTTAAGATATTTTTAGCACTCACAGAAAGTGTTTTAAATTTCGCGCAGAAAAACTTTAAACTTATTTCATTTCCTGCTCACCTGCTGGCTCTCAAAGGTCCAGGTGCTGTCGGGTAAAGACGCATCCAGAACGCTGATGACTTCTTTAAAGTCTGTGGTGCTGCTGGGTTTAATCAGAGTGAAGTCGCTGTACTCTGACATGGGAGACATGCAGGACCTGAAGGACTGACTCTGGGACATCATGTCTCCTCCCAGGACCTCCACGTACTTTATGGGTCCATCAGTGTTGAGCTGAATCTGCAGGTTCCTGTTGGGCTTCTTGTAATCATCACAGTCGCTCCGTCTGATGCAGCAGCTCCCGCTGCTCCTGATGCTCCTGATGCATTTAACCGCTAAGATGAGAAACGTGACCAGAGACAGCACGGACACCGAGGCCAGAGACAGGATCAGGTAAAGGGTGATTCTGCCAGTTTTCTTGCTGGGCTCGGACGCTTTGTGTCGGAGCTCTAACATGGGCTCATGGAGCCCGTCCTCCAGCAGGATGGACACCGTGGTGGTGGCGGACTGGAGCGGTTCTCCATCGTCCTTGATCTCTATCAGCAGCCTCTGAGAGGACTCGTCCTGCTCGGACACAGCGCGTTTAGTCCTCACCTCTCCTGTGTACTGATTGACGGTGAACAGAGAGGTGTCCGTGGCCTCCGCCAGTCTGTAGGAGATCCAGGCGTTGTGTCCCGAGTCAGCGTCCACCGCCGTCACCTTGGTAACCAGGTGACCCGCCTTAGCAGAGCGGGGCATCCTCTGGTGAGAGAGGGAGCCCAGGGCAGCGGAGGAGGGGTAAATAACAGCGGGGGCGTTGTCGTTCTGGTCCAGGATAAAAACATGGACTGTAGCGTTGCTGCTGAGACACGGAGAGCCCTGATCCTTTGCCTGGACCACAATCTGAAACACCTTCAGCTTCTCATAGTCAAACGAGTGCATGCTGTAGATGCTGCCGTTGTCTGAGTTCATGTAAACATAAGATGAGACAGAGACATCCTGGACTTTCGAGTCTAGGATGGAGTAAGAGATCTTTGCGTTTTCTCCTGAATCTAGATCAGATGCTGATACTGAGTACAGAATAGAACC is a window encoding:
- the LOC107376386 gene encoding protocadherin gamma-C5 isoform X7 — its product is MDSCGRKRSGGGRLWRVYFCLAWMSPASAQLSYSVSEELSLGSVVGNIAKDLSLTAQRIVERKLKVVSGSEVQYFEVRQTTGDLIIKQKIDREQLCEQSPACSLHLQILLEDPLQIHRVVVDVLDVNDNAPRFSTSNITLEVSEAAAPGTRFRLESAHDPDVGTNSLRTYQLAANDLFVLKVESKSDGSKFPEIVVDKALDREKQASFRLLLTAVDGGQPEKSGSTLLLIRILDVNDNAPVFDEPVKKVTLLENVARGTLVTKLNATDADSGSNGEVSFLFSKYTSDRALQLFSVDSSSGEIRVKGDVDYEKGVSYHITVQARDGGSPAIEGSCNVIVDITDVNDNAPEVTLTSLISPIKEDSAPGTVIALISARDLDSGVNGQVKLTISPGVPLQLISDFGMHYKLTTSGGLDRETVPEYTMVVKATDGGSPPLSSQITFVVKLSDVNDNPPTFSQPSYSVDIPENNAPSSPITAVSATDPDLGENAHVSYSILPSMVQGSPISSYVYINPDTGHIYSMRSLDHEQLNAFRVEVQARDAGVPPRTANVMVHVFVVDANDNAPALVHPSHHKDKRLQLSVPPSARPGLLINKLVAVDADSGHNALLFYSIAPGPNAGMFRIGARTGELQTARKLAEEEGGSTYDLTVIIQDNGEPPKSCSVNITITVDEKGAAIDAPESPRRNHRTGLQDITLYLIISLACVSGVAFITFVVFMVRCLRHRDPVLGGSECCCCYGRHRSSRYHQRPSKDLHLQLNTDGPIRYMEVVGGPQDPHTRTYRPCYSTISSRSDFVFMKTPMLSHNNTLNMTLSRKQLMSPANEQKPPNNDWRFTQGQRPGPSGATGGPEVAMGTGPWPQPPTEAEQLQALMAAANVSEATATLGPGTMGLSTRYSPQFTLQHVPDYRQNVYIPGSTATLTSNPQQQQATAQQATQQALPPPQAAAQAEPPKAAQTPASKKKSTKKEKK
- the LOC107376386 gene encoding protocadherin gamma-C5 isoform X6; translated protein: MDSCGRKRSGGGRLWRVYFCLAWMSPASAQLSYSVSEELSLGSVVGNIAKDLSLTAQRIVERKLKVVSGSEVQYFEVRQTTGDLIIKQKIDREQLCEQSPACSLHLQILLEDPLQIHRVVVDVLDVNDNAPRFSTSNITLEVSEAAAPGTRFRLESAHDPDVGTNSLRTYQLAANDLFVLKVESKSDGSKFPEIVVDKALDREKQASFRLLLTAVDGGQPEKSGSTLLLIRILDVNDNAPVFDEPVKKVTLLENVARGTLVTKLNATDADSGSNGEVSFLFSKYTSDRALQLFSVDSSSGEIRVKGDVDYEKGVSYHITVQARDGGSPAIEGSCNVIVDITDVNDNAPEVTLTSLISPIKEDSAPGTVIALISARDLDSGVNGQVKLTISPGVPLQLISDFGMHYKLTTSGGLDRETVPEYTMVVKATDGGSPPLSSQITFVVKLSDVNDNPPTFSQPSYSVDIPENNAPSSPITAVSATDPDLGENAHVSYSILPSMVQGSPISSYVYINPDTGHIYSMRSLDHEQLNAFRVEVQARDAGVPPRTANVMVHVFVVDANDNAPALVHPSHHKDKRLQLSVPPSARPGLLINKLVAVDADSGHNALLFYSIAPGPNAGMFRIGARTGELQTARKLAEEEGGSTYDLTVIIQDNGEPPKSCSVNITITVDEKGAAIDAPESPRRNHRTGLQDITLYLIISLACVSGVAFITFVVFMVRCLRHRDPVLGGSECCCCYGRHRSSRYHQRPSKDLHLQLNTDGPIRYMEVVGGPQDPHTRTYRPCYSTISSRSDFVFMKTPMLSHNNTLNMTLSRKQLMSPANEQKPPNNDWRFTQGQRPGPSGATGGPEVAMGTGPWPQPPTEAEQLQALMAAANEVSEATATLGPGTMGLSTRYSPQFTLQHVPDYRQNVYIPGSTATLTSNPQQQQATAQQATQQALPPPQAAAQAEPPKAAQTPASKKKSTKKEKK